A single genomic interval of Streptomyces graminofaciens harbors:
- a CDS encoding ATP-binding cassette domain-containing protein, whose product MDEPGMNDDALLSVSDLRVAYPGRGWRSRPVEVLKGVSLNIRPGETLGLVGESGSGKTTVGRAVLGLAPVTGGSIRLGGVELTTLSTKERRRTAQNVQVVFQDPYSSLNPSMTIEEILIEPLLRQGRETGRDRVRRLLDRVGLPADAGQRLAREFSGGQRQRIAIARALALRPGLIVCDEPTSALDLSTQTTVLDLFLEIQQDTACAYLFISHDLAVVRRMSHRVAVLLHGEIVEEGDADQVCDRPQHPYTQRLQLAAPVADPVRQRERRLARQPVRQ is encoded by the coding sequence ATGGACGAACCCGGCATGAACGACGACGCGCTGCTGAGCGTCTCGGATCTGCGGGTCGCCTATCCGGGGCGGGGGTGGCGGTCCCGGCCCGTTGAGGTGCTGAAGGGCGTCTCTCTGAACATCCGGCCCGGTGAGACGCTCGGTCTGGTGGGCGAGTCCGGCTCCGGTAAGACCACGGTTGGCAGGGCCGTTCTGGGCCTCGCGCCGGTGACCGGCGGATCGATCAGGCTGGGCGGGGTCGAGTTGACCACGCTGAGTACGAAGGAGCGCCGCCGCACCGCTCAGAACGTCCAGGTCGTCTTCCAGGACCCCTACTCCTCGCTCAACCCGTCCATGACCATCGAGGAGATCCTGATCGAACCCCTGCTCCGGCAGGGCCGGGAGACGGGCCGTGACCGGGTGCGCCGACTGCTGGACCGGGTCGGGCTGCCCGCCGACGCCGGGCAGCGGCTCGCGAGGGAGTTCTCCGGCGGCCAGCGGCAGCGCATCGCCATCGCCCGGGCGCTGGCCCTCAGGCCCGGACTGATCGTCTGCGACGAACCCACCAGCGCGCTCGACCTGTCCACCCAGACGACGGTGCTGGACCTGTTCCTCGAGATCCAGCAGGACACGGCGTGCGCCTACCTCTTCATCAGCCACGACCTGGCCGTGGTGCGCCGGATGAGCCATCGGGTCGCGGTGCTGCTGCACGGCGAGATCGTCGAGGAGGGAGACGCCGACCAGGTGTGCGATCGGCCACAACACCCGTACACCCAACGCCTGCAGTTGGCCGCACCCGTGGCCGATCCCGTACGTCAACGTGAGCGCCGACTGGCCCGGCAGCCAGTCCGACAGTGA
- a CDS encoding IclR family transcriptional regulator domain-containing protein, whose protein sequence is MSWTGWRASAWRRSTRTARRPTSTRSYPSLPSASARTCCSGPRGRAYIVFSPEREREAVLRRLREHDAPGNEYAHDAGWLRRLLATTRSRGYSVRAPEYDFDGRNSIAVPIRVHGEVLGCVIVTWRRTVMSAQEVARRHLDDLQDAVRRIEEEVAAEAPRRLGGPGAGA, encoded by the coding sequence GTGTCTTGGACCGGGTGGCGCGCATCAGCATGGAGACGATCGACACGAACAGCCCGAAGGCCTACTTCGACGAGGTCGTACCCGTCTCTCCCATCGGCTTCCGCTCGCACATGCTGCTCGGGGCCTCGGGGCCGGGCCTACATCGTTTTCTCTCCCGAGCGGGAGCGGGAAGCGGTCCTGCGCCGCCTCCGCGAGCACGACGCCCCCGGGAACGAGTACGCCCACGACGCTGGATGGCTGCGCCGTCTGCTGGCGACCACTCGGTCACGTGGGTACAGCGTGCGGGCACCGGAGTACGACTTCGACGGCCGCAACTCGATCGCCGTTCCGATCCGTGTGCACGGAGAGGTGCTGGGGTGCGTCATCGTGACCTGGCGCAGGACGGTCATGTCCGCACAGGAAGTGGCGCGTCGTCACCTGGATGACCTGCAGGACGCGGTGCGCCGGATCGAGGAAGAGGTCGCGGCTGAGGCCCCACGACGACTGGGCGGCCCCGGCGCGGGCGCGTGA
- a CDS encoding NADP-dependent oxidoreductase, with protein sequence MRAVVARRYGGPEALELMEIDKPEPGAGSVLIRVKAAGVNPVDRHVVAGHLDSILEVSLPLVPGFDVAGVIEAVGPGVTEFSAGDEVFGYVRTEQVQHGTYAEFVAAPVHTIARKPASLTWQQAAGLPLVGLTALQSLSRVGARSEETVLVHAAAGGVGSVAVQIALARGARVIGTASERNHEFLRSLGAEPVVYGDGLAERVRELAPEGVDAAVDCVGGDAVVVSQELLKDPSRVASIVDPEVTQRGGHQVWTQPDPSDLAALASLADAGDLTVHIDRVLPLAEAADAFRLSETGRVRGKIVLEIG encoded by the coding sequence ATGCGAGCGGTTGTCGCCCGGCGCTACGGCGGCCCCGAGGCCCTGGAACTGATGGAGATCGACAAGCCGGAGCCCGGTGCCGGATCGGTGCTGATACGGGTGAAGGCCGCGGGGGTCAACCCGGTCGACCGGCACGTCGTCGCAGGCCACCTCGACTCGATCCTGGAGGTGAGCCTTCCGCTGGTGCCGGGCTTCGACGTCGCGGGCGTGATTGAGGCCGTCGGCCCGGGCGTCACGGAGTTCTCCGCCGGTGACGAGGTTTTCGGCTACGTCCGGACGGAGCAGGTTCAGCACGGCACCTACGCGGAGTTCGTCGCCGCGCCCGTGCACACCATCGCGCGCAAGCCCGCGTCGCTGACCTGGCAGCAGGCGGCCGGCCTCCCGCTCGTCGGGCTCACCGCGTTGCAGTCGCTGTCCCGGGTGGGTGCCCGGTCGGAGGAGACGGTCCTGGTGCACGCGGCAGCTGGCGGTGTCGGTTCCGTGGCCGTGCAGATCGCCTTGGCCAGGGGCGCCCGGGTCATCGGTACGGCCAGCGAACGCAACCACGAGTTCCTGCGCTCCCTGGGCGCCGAACCCGTCGTCTACGGCGATGGCCTGGCCGAGCGCGTGCGGGAGCTGGCTCCCGAGGGTGTGGACGCCGCCGTGGACTGCGTGGGTGGTGACGCCGTGGTTGTCTCCCAGGAACTGCTGAAGGACCCCTCCCGGGTCGCCTCGATCGTCGACCCCGAGGTGACTCAGCGCGGCGGACACCAGGTATGGACGCAGCCCGATCCCTCGGACCTCGCCGCCCTCGCGAGCCTCGCAGATGCCGGCGACCTCACCGTCCACATCGACCGCGTGCTGCCCTTGGCGGAGGCCGCCGACGCCTTCCGCCTCAGCGAGACCGGACGGGTCCGCGGCAAGATCGTGCTTGAGATCGGCTGA
- a CDS encoding ABC transporter permease encodes MLRFAVRQLLSGIVLTVVVTAVTYALVFSDGTGIARRVLGQSATQAQVTAKVTELGLDQPVAAQYLTWLGGLVRGDLGASYFTGEPVTNMLATRVPVTLAVIVPALLFTMILSVLVGVTAAVRGGGLDRFLQVAGVVGAAIPNFVVAIVLVFAFAIALRAFPATGYVSPDIDPVGWARSLALPVLAVLIGSVAGAAQQFRGAVIDVLEQDFVRTLRSRGISERAVIFRHVLRNAAGPGLTILSLQTVAVMGGVVIIERVFALPGMGLLANDSAVQGDIPAVMGSVLFSIVVVLIVNIAVDLLVGWLNPKARVS; translated from the coding sequence ATGCTGAGGTTCGCGGTGCGGCAGCTGCTGTCGGGCATCGTCCTCACGGTCGTTGTCACAGCTGTCACCTACGCGCTGGTCTTCAGTGACGGCACCGGGATCGCCCGGCGCGTGCTGGGCCAGAGCGCCACCCAGGCACAAGTCACCGCCAAGGTCACGGAGCTAGGTCTCGACCAGCCTGTAGCCGCCCAGTACCTCACGTGGCTCGGGGGGCTGGTCCGGGGAGATCTGGGCGCCAGCTACTTCACCGGCGAGCCGGTGACGAACATGCTGGCCACCCGGGTCCCCGTGACGCTGGCGGTCATCGTGCCCGCGCTGCTGTTCACCATGATCCTCAGCGTGCTCGTCGGGGTCACCGCCGCCGTGCGCGGCGGCGGGCTGGACCGCTTCCTTCAGGTGGCAGGCGTCGTCGGGGCCGCGATCCCGAACTTCGTGGTCGCGATCGTGCTGGTTTTCGCCTTCGCGATCGCCCTTCGGGCCTTCCCGGCCACCGGCTACGTCTCGCCGGACATCGATCCGGTCGGCTGGGCCCGTTCGCTGGCCCTGCCGGTGCTGGCCGTACTGATCGGTTCGGTCGCCGGGGCCGCCCAGCAGTTCCGCGGAGCCGTCATCGACGTTCTGGAACAGGACTTCGTCCGCACGCTCCGGTCCCGGGGCATCAGCGAGCGAGCCGTGATCTTCCGCCATGTGCTGCGCAACGCGGCCGGACCGGGCCTGACGATCCTCTCGCTCCAGACGGTCGCCGTGATGGGCGGCGTCGTGATCATCGAGCGGGTTTTCGCCCTGCCGGGCATGGGGCTGCTCGCCAACGATTCCGCGGTTCAGGGCGACATCCCGGCCGTCATGGGATCGGTGCTGTTCAGCATCGTCGTCGTCCTCATCGTCAACATCGCCGTCGACCTGTTGGTCGGCTGGCTCAATCCGAAGGCGCGCGTGTCATGA
- a CDS encoding family 78 glycoside hydrolase catalytic domain, with amino-acid sequence MHAAVPSPSRTSPVVLRDPSWQGHWIGPKAQQPELAGFGHPVSRAPFGRYLFRTSFTLTAVPDSIPARITADARYVVHLNGAEAGRGPVRSQPRRLHYDDLDLAPLARQGENTLVVLVTYYGQANSFWQPAVANATLGRDAVLVLEADLGDRLLVTDDTWQVLDPGAWHIAAAEGIDGLPVECLDARMLPHDWKTGAPDAAWRPAHITPALHMGALARSRPPTDPYGPLLPRPIGPLGGARLTPAMVAAAPSAETAAVHPHPVARVRAHLGDPSCPAPTTAVFPVELAPGPGKDQHLVVDMGRIVCGFLTVDLDAPRGTRVDLMYRESPHRPGVPEPMSSPNTGARYTARGHSDRFEALEVNGFRYLHALISGDGPVRVNGIEVREHLYPRAGNAYFRSSDPELDALYTAGVRTVELNSHDAFTDCPTREQRAWVGDGVVHQMVHLTTSTDWRLARRYVELGNSPRPDGILPMSVVGEIEQSGGTTIPDWSLHWLHGVHNLYRYTADRDLLAELAPTARRILAWYLPHFTGDGVLSDVPEWNLVDWSSVFATGASSVVTALWARGLREYADISVLLGNHGDAAWANGLWERVRDGFEMFWDERRGTYLDHIVQGTPQPATSQAAGAAAIVSGLAPTHRHQRIIDRVMDPERLVTRSWIGGDGAYDDRKIGDELRGVRRVDWDAEEEVVRAQPFLSYLVHDAAAVAGRTAELIGAMRDWSAFLRDGYDTFGECWDWGSPVHGWSSTPTRDLVTHVLGVTPGEPGFGRARVAPAYGLLERVEGAAPTPAGLLSVAFDAAGIEVDSPLPYVLVLPDGQERRHGAGHLRLAFTADR; translated from the coding sequence ATGCACGCTGCCGTCCCGTCTCCCTCGCGCACCTCCCCCGTGGTCCTGCGGGACCCGTCCTGGCAGGGGCACTGGATCGGGCCGAAGGCGCAACAACCCGAACTGGCGGGCTTCGGCCACCCGGTCTCCCGCGCCCCGTTCGGCCGGTATCTGTTCCGCACGTCGTTCACCCTGACTGCGGTGCCGGACTCCATACCGGCCCGGATCACCGCCGACGCCCGCTACGTCGTCCACCTCAACGGAGCGGAGGCCGGGCGCGGCCCCGTACGTTCGCAGCCCCGGCGGCTGCACTACGACGATCTGGATCTGGCGCCGCTCGCACGGCAGGGCGAGAACACCCTGGTCGTCCTGGTCACCTACTACGGCCAGGCCAACTCCTTCTGGCAGCCGGCCGTCGCGAACGCGACCCTCGGCCGGGACGCGGTGCTCGTCCTCGAAGCGGATCTCGGTGACCGGCTGCTGGTGACGGACGACACCTGGCAGGTGCTGGACCCCGGCGCCTGGCACATCGCCGCCGCCGAAGGAATCGACGGCCTCCCCGTCGAATGCCTCGACGCGCGCATGCTTCCCCACGACTGGAAGACCGGAGCGCCCGATGCCGCTTGGCGCCCCGCGCACATCACCCCCGCCCTCCACATGGGCGCCCTGGCCCGAAGTCGGCCGCCCACCGACCCCTACGGGCCGCTCCTCCCCCGCCCGATCGGACCGCTCGGCGGTGCCCGGCTCACCCCGGCCATGGTCGCGGCGGCCCCGTCGGCCGAGACCGCGGCGGTCCATCCTCATCCGGTCGCCCGAGTCCGCGCCCACCTCGGCGATCCGTCGTGTCCGGCTCCCACCACGGCCGTGTTCCCGGTGGAACTGGCTCCCGGCCCGGGCAAAGACCAGCACCTGGTCGTCGACATGGGGCGGATCGTCTGCGGCTTCCTGACGGTTGACCTGGACGCGCCTCGGGGCACACGGGTCGACCTGATGTACCGGGAGTCACCGCACAGACCCGGTGTGCCGGAGCCGATGTCGTCCCCGAACACCGGTGCCCGATACACCGCCCGTGGCCACTCGGACCGTTTCGAGGCCCTGGAGGTCAATGGCTTCCGCTATCTGCACGCCCTGATCAGCGGCGACGGCCCGGTCCGCGTCAACGGGATCGAGGTGCGGGAACACCTCTACCCCCGCGCCGGGAACGCGTATTTCCGCAGCAGCGATCCCGAACTGGACGCCCTCTACACGGCCGGGGTACGCACCGTGGAGCTCAACTCCCACGACGCCTTCACCGACTGTCCGACCCGCGAGCAGCGCGCCTGGGTCGGGGATGGCGTGGTGCACCAGATGGTGCACCTGACCACCTCCACCGACTGGCGGCTCGCCCGCCGGTACGTGGAACTGGGCAACTCACCGCGCCCGGACGGCATCCTGCCGATGAGCGTGGTCGGCGAGATCGAGCAGAGCGGTGGTACGACCATCCCGGACTGGTCCCTGCACTGGCTGCACGGCGTCCACAACCTCTACCGCTACACCGCCGACCGCGACCTGCTGGCGGAACTCGCCCCCACCGCACGGCGGATTCTGGCCTGGTACCTGCCCCACTTCACCGGCGACGGCGTACTCAGCGACGTACCCGAGTGGAACCTGGTGGACTGGTCGAGCGTGTTCGCCACCGGCGCGAGTTCCGTCGTCACCGCCCTGTGGGCGCGGGGCCTGCGCGAATACGCCGACATCAGCGTCCTGCTCGGCAACCACGGCGACGCGGCCTGGGCGAACGGCCTGTGGGAGCGGGTCCGCGACGGCTTCGAGATGTTCTGGGACGAGCGGCGCGGAACCTACCTGGACCACATCGTGCAAGGCACACCTCAGCCCGCGACCTCCCAGGCGGCCGGCGCCGCCGCCATCGTCTCGGGTCTCGCTCCCACGCACCGCCACCAGCGGATCATCGACCGCGTCATGGACCCCGAGCGTCTGGTCACCCGGTCCTGGATCGGTGGCGACGGCGCCTACGACGACCGGAAGATCGGGGACGAACTGCGCGGTGTCCGGCGCGTCGACTGGGACGCCGAGGAAGAGGTCGTCCGGGCCCAGCCCTTCCTCAGCTACCTGGTCCACGACGCGGCGGCCGTCGCCGGAAGAACCGCCGAGCTGATCGGTGCGATGCGTGACTGGAGCGCCTTCCTCCGCGACGGCTACGACACCTTCGGTGAGTGCTGGGACTGGGGATCACCGGTCCACGGCTGGAGTTCGACCCCCACCCGCGACCTGGTCACCCACGTCCTCGGCGTCACCCCAGGCGAACCGGGCTTCGGCCGTGCCCGTGTCGCCCCCGCCTACGGCCTGCTGGAACGGGTCGAGGGCGCGGCGCCGACTCCGGCAGGCCTGCTGTCGGTCGCATTCGACGCCGCGGGCATCGAGGTGGACAGCCCGTTGCCGTACGTACTGGTGCTGCCCGACGGGCAGGAGCGGCGGCACGGCGCCGGGCACCTCCGGCTGGCCTTCACTGCAGATCGATGA
- a CDS encoding TetR/AcrR family transcriptional regulator: MDRNGRSGGGSGAGRERILKAALDVFSARGFRAGSLNDIAEAAGLTRAGLLHYYPNKQAVLLALLEQRDAELHVVQPDLGLTLLEILENLDAFTAQVVGDRALVQLAHILTAEASGEEHPAREWVARRYATLRGVLADAVRRSIEVGELRADVDPEVFAALVLAVGEGAENQWLVNPEAVDPVMVTRQLRLLCEAARP; this comes from the coding sequence ATGGACAGAAACGGCCGCTCCGGCGGCGGATCCGGCGCCGGGCGCGAGCGCATCCTGAAGGCGGCGCTGGACGTGTTCTCCGCGCGCGGTTTCCGTGCCGGGAGCCTCAATGACATCGCCGAGGCAGCAGGCCTGACAAGGGCCGGACTGCTCCACTACTACCCGAACAAGCAGGCCGTCCTGCTGGCTCTGCTGGAGCAGCGGGACGCCGAGTTGCACGTCGTGCAGCCTGACCTCGGCCTGACGTTGCTGGAAATCCTGGAGAACCTGGACGCGTTCACCGCTCAGGTGGTCGGCGACCGGGCGCTTGTCCAGCTCGCGCACATCCTCACGGCGGAAGCCTCGGGTGAGGAACACCCGGCCAGGGAGTGGGTGGCCAGGCGGTACGCGACCCTGCGCGGTGTATTGGCGGATGCGGTACGGCGCTCCATCGAGGTCGGCGAGCTGCGTGCGGACGTGGACCCCGAGGTTTTCGCCGCACTCGTCCTGGCTGTCGGCGAGGGAGCGGAGAACCAGTGGCTGGTGAACCCGGAGGCCGTGGATCCGGTGATGGTCACCCGCCAACTGCGGCTGCTGTGCGAAGCAGCCCGACCCTGA
- a CDS encoding ABC transporter substrate-binding protein: protein MVGMDRRSFGKGMLGLGFGALVAGSAVGCTSATGAAGSGTGGTAGSKTLSLALDMAYGSFDPAKQQSAFSLVLPWQACFDTLLRYEPDGTVSPNAAESYTFNDDKTELTLVIRSGMRFTDGSAVDAAAVKASLEHMKNGGGSDAGRLADVTVTVKDASTVVLTTPKPKGLLPTFLCLAPGIISSPKSHTAKNRDTTPVGSGPYKLDAAATTTGSTYTFVRNEDYWNKAAYAYDKIVMRQMTDITARVNALKSGQINAAPISSQTTTEVQSSGLTLLKNEVNWAGLFLGDPEGKVIPALKHVEVRRAINMVFDRQAILKALFQGQGKVTNQIFHNGSPAYLAGLVDRYAYDVAKAKKLMKKASYADGFSFELPAIPGLEFATPLITQQLGLLGIKAKQAKIAANQVLPALFSGKYPIFFTFMESRTPLWDLVQTVAPEAVWNVTHTADPRLQRLLDKAQVLDGAAAAENAQAANEFLVEQAWFCPWVLPTNFYATDKTTSARPYLGSVVPYLRSFKPAA from the coding sequence ATGGTGGGCATGGATCGCCGCTCGTTCGGCAAGGGCATGCTGGGACTCGGCTTCGGGGCCCTCGTGGCGGGATCGGCGGTCGGCTGCACCAGCGCGACCGGCGCCGCCGGCAGCGGTACCGGCGGCACCGCCGGATCGAAGACGCTGAGCCTGGCGCTCGACATGGCCTACGGCTCATTCGACCCGGCCAAGCAGCAGAGCGCCTTCTCCCTCGTCCTGCCCTGGCAGGCATGCTTCGACACGCTGCTCAGATACGAGCCCGACGGCACCGTCTCCCCGAACGCGGCCGAGAGCTACACGTTCAACGACGACAAGACGGAACTGACCCTCGTGATCCGCTCCGGGATGAGGTTCACCGACGGCTCGGCGGTCGACGCAGCCGCGGTCAAGGCTTCGCTTGAGCACATGAAGAATGGTGGGGGTTCCGACGCCGGCCGTCTGGCCGACGTCACCGTCACCGTCAAGGACGCCTCGACGGTGGTGCTGACCACACCGAAGCCGAAGGGGCTGCTGCCGACGTTTCTCTGCCTGGCCCCGGGCATCATCTCCAGCCCGAAGTCGCACACCGCCAAGAACCGCGACACCACTCCCGTCGGCTCCGGCCCGTACAAGCTGGACGCGGCGGCCACCACCACGGGCTCCACCTACACCTTCGTGCGCAACGAGGACTACTGGAACAAGGCCGCGTACGCCTACGACAAGATCGTCATGCGGCAGATGACCGACATCACCGCCCGGGTCAACGCCCTCAAGTCCGGTCAGATCAATGCCGCTCCGATCAGCTCGCAGACCACGACCGAGGTCCAGTCGTCCGGCCTGACCCTGCTGAAGAACGAAGTGAACTGGGCGGGGCTCTTCCTCGGCGACCCGGAGGGCAAGGTCATCCCCGCGCTGAAGCACGTCGAGGTGCGCCGGGCCATCAACATGGTCTTCGACCGCCAGGCGATCCTGAAGGCGCTCTTCCAGGGCCAGGGCAAGGTCACCAACCAGATCTTCCACAACGGCAGCCCGGCCTATCTGGCCGGCCTGGTCGACCGCTACGCGTACGACGTGGCGAAGGCCAAGAAGCTGATGAAGAAGGCCAGCTACGCGGACGGCTTCAGCTTCGAGCTCCCCGCCATCCCCGGCCTGGAGTTCGCCACGCCGCTGATCACCCAGCAGCTGGGACTGCTGGGCATCAAGGCCAAGCAGGCGAAGATAGCCGCCAACCAGGTCCTCCCCGCGCTGTTCAGCGGCAAGTACCCGATCTTCTTCACCTTCATGGAGTCGCGCACCCCGCTGTGGGACCTCGTCCAGACCGTGGCGCCCGAGGCGGTCTGGAACGTCACCCACACGGCCGACCCCCGGCTGCAGCGGCTGCTGGACAAGGCCCAGGTGCTCGACGGCGCCGCGGCCGCCGAGAACGCACAGGCGGCCAACGAGTTCCTCGTCGAGCAGGCCTGGTTCTGCCCGTGGGTGCTGCCGACCAACTTCTACGCGACGGACAAGACGACGTCCGCGCGGCCGTACCTGGGCAGCGTCGTCCCGTATCTGCGGAGCTTCAAGCCGGCCGCCTGA
- a CDS encoding dipeptide/oligopeptide/nickel ABC transporter permease/ATP-binding protein: MTVKRLLRNPLGLVGSVALLLIVLFGLCSSFLAPHDPNEARLELTNAPPMTSGYLLGGDQSGRDVLSRLMHATLGTLTASSVMLLVALVLGVTSGLAAGYFGGRLDTVASWVSNTVMALPGLVLLIALYSVIGPSTLTSMAVFGVLIAPSYHRLVRTLVLGVRRELYVDAAKVAGLTDARIIFRHVLRAVRAPVVVQSSFVLSAGIAIQAGLEFLGLGDPTAPSWGGMLQDAFNNIYVARLNVLWPALLITATTLCLVLVGNALRDVLQTAHTQARPLHPKAVARLRADHRLSAGSIESEAAVRSIASDSVSTAASGSAVSDSVSTDVLLSVRDLVIGYPTTDARLKTVVHGVSLELRRGEVLGLVGESGSGKSQTAFSVLGILPRQAVVLGGAVTFDGLDLRDGKVLREVRGKRIGYVPQEPMSNLDPSFTVGAQLSHGLRAVKDISRAQARRELTELLGRVGIKDPRRTFDAYPHQISGGMAQRVLIAGAVAAEPDLIIADEPTTALDVTVQAEVLDLIRALQQERGMAVLLVTHNFGVVADICDRVSVMRQGAVVETNDTESLFHAPREAYTRTLLDSMLDGSVVREPWTRSA; encoded by the coding sequence ATGACGGTCAAACGACTATTGCGCAATCCCCTGGGCCTGGTCGGTTCCGTGGCACTCCTGCTGATCGTGCTGTTCGGCCTCTGCTCCTCCTTCCTCGCTCCGCACGACCCGAACGAGGCACGGCTGGAGCTGACCAACGCTCCCCCCATGACCAGCGGCTACCTGCTCGGCGGTGACCAGTCCGGACGGGACGTCCTGTCCCGGCTGATGCACGCCACGCTCGGAACCCTGACCGCCTCCTCGGTCATGTTGCTGGTGGCGCTGGTGCTCGGAGTCACCTCCGGCCTGGCCGCCGGCTACTTCGGCGGCCGTCTCGACACCGTGGCCTCCTGGGTGTCCAACACGGTCATGGCACTTCCGGGCCTGGTGCTGCTGATCGCGCTGTACTCGGTGATCGGGCCGTCGACCCTGACCTCGATGGCGGTGTTCGGTGTGCTGATCGCCCCCTCCTACCACCGGCTGGTCCGCACGCTGGTGCTCGGCGTACGGCGGGAGCTGTACGTGGACGCCGCCAAGGTGGCGGGCCTGACCGACGCACGGATCATCTTCCGGCACGTGCTCCGCGCCGTCCGGGCACCGGTCGTCGTGCAGAGCTCGTTCGTCCTGAGCGCGGGCATCGCCATCCAGGCCGGACTGGAGTTCCTGGGACTCGGCGACCCGACGGCGCCCTCTTGGGGCGGAATGCTCCAAGACGCGTTCAACAACATCTACGTGGCTCGGCTCAACGTGCTCTGGCCCGCGCTCCTGATCACCGCGACCACCCTGTGCCTGGTGCTCGTCGGCAACGCGCTGCGGGACGTCCTGCAGACCGCGCACACCCAGGCCCGGCCGCTGCACCCCAAAGCGGTCGCGCGGCTGCGTGCCGACCACCGTCTCTCCGCCGGGAGTATCGAGTCCGAAGCCGCTGTGAGGTCCATCGCCTCCGACTCGGTGTCGACAGCTGCCTCGGGGTCCGCCGTCTCCGACTCGGTGTCGACGGACGTGCTGCTGAGCGTGCGTGACCTGGTTATCGGATATCCCACCACTGACGCGCGGCTGAAGACTGTCGTCCACGGCGTCAGCCTGGAGCTGCGGCGCGGCGAGGTCCTCGGCCTCGTCGGCGAGTCGGGCTCGGGCAAATCGCAGACGGCCTTCTCCGTCCTCGGCATCCTGCCGCGCCAAGCGGTCGTCCTCGGTGGTGCCGTCACTTTCGACGGCCTCGACCTGCGCGACGGCAAGGTCCTGCGCGAGGTGCGAGGCAAACGCATCGGCTATGTGCCGCAGGAGCCGATGTCGAACCTCGACCCGTCGTTCACCGTCGGCGCGCAGCTCAGCCACGGCCTGCGAGCCGTCAAGGACATCAGCAGGGCCCAGGCACGCCGGGAACTCACGGAACTGCTCGGCCGGGTCGGCATCAAGGACCCGCGACGCACCTTCGACGCCTATCCCCACCAGATCTCCGGCGGTATGGCGCAGCGCGTCCTGATCGCCGGTGCCGTCGCCGCCGAACCGGACCTGATCATCGCGGACGAGCCCACCACCGCCCTGGACGTCACCGTGCAGGCCGAGGTGCTCGACCTGATACGCGCCCTCCAGCAGGAACGTGGGATGGCAGTCCTCCTGGTGACGCACAACTTCGGCGTCGTCGCCGACATCTGTGACCGCGTCAGTGTGATGAGACAGGGAGCCGTAGTGGAGACCAACGACACCGAGAGCCTGTTCCACGCGCCGCGGGAGGCGTACACGCGGACGCTGCTCGATTCGATGCTGGACGGCTCCGTCGTCCGCGAGCCCTGGACGAGGTCGGCATGA
- a CDS encoding MerR family transcriptional regulator yields the protein MRIGELASRSGVSVRSLRYYEEQGLLTSTRSASGQRHYTDIDVERVEFVQRLFAAGLSSRTITELLPCVDAPSESNSDAALERMEQEHDRLTRHIADLVRTRDALDALVSTARTHREALRVAAVD from the coding sequence ATGCGGATCGGCGAGCTGGCATCCCGTTCCGGCGTCAGCGTCCGCTCCCTGCGCTACTACGAGGAGCAGGGTCTGCTCACCAGCACCCGTAGTGCCAGCGGGCAGCGGCACTACACGGACATCGACGTGGAGCGGGTCGAATTCGTCCAACGGTTGTTCGCCGCCGGGCTGTCCAGCCGTACGATCACGGAACTGCTGCCGTGCGTCGACGCACCCAGTGAGAGCAACTCCGACGCCGCGCTGGAGCGCATGGAGCAGGAGCACGACCGGTTGACCCGGCACATCGCCGACCTCGTACGCACTCGGGACGCTCTCGACGCGCTGGTGAGCACTGCCCGAACCCATCGCGAGGCGCTGCGGGTGGCAGCGGTCGACTGA